A single window of Granulicella cerasi DNA harbors:
- a CDS encoding TonB-dependent receptor codes for MNRLTTKLAVALLFAGSLTAGRSVSAQGITSGSLSGILVDSAGLLVPNARVTLTNLDTGIVTTHQSKADGEFDFLAIPTGRYSITIEQSGFATKIISPVPVNIARQDLGKVSLSIGSSSTQVEVGATTPLLNTTESQVSETFSINQVANLPLAGGFDKLALLEPGVVQTHDGNFSNTNGAGFSSQGQRGRSNNFELDGQSNNDNSVAGPQVFFGNQDALEGIQIITNTFSAQYGRNTGSVVNYLTRQGTNKFHGALFEYWEANLLQSFNQGAKSPFLGYCAPGQSAGCTAPTLPRYVENRFGGALSGPLWKDKLFFSTGVLFDRYHQGAAPSYTTLASSGAVLFPTPTGLQQLQALYPGNPGVQALVNNGPYSIKAGNPTPLAVNTQNAVFTGPDGVTHTVQVSGIQRNVPSQSNDEEILGRLDYQMTPKDRIFLRYFYQDDPYLNGLGTGSTTALGRWYDVPDTAHSIGADITHTFNQNWVNQLRYSFQQLKVAFQGGPQPGCTISNPLGCATPVSIGGYLSLGSGSSYGTGASASMGGIGTYSSSFPQGRVVKVTQIQDNATWNKGRHNITFGGEFDYQNSPNVFLPTYIGSASFTGTSNTANPSIGLSHLLAQNGTYSLANGNVNIHFTEPDAAAYFQDDWRVSPNLTLNLGLRWEFFGQAVNLLHDQTVARESNASTAIWNAAYSLAARTFPAIPQNYKNFQPRLGFAYHPDAFGGRAVIKGGFAINYDPEFYNMFLNSATGSPVVLLSTANPCNGVCLNQGTTSAGFRAQNLPTITGSTKPNPGAYAQTTVSSNFQNPYTESWNLIAEYSPTARTVVELRYVGNHGVKLFQGQNANPNLTAAAAAFPSQVAPSQFCTTAGSVGLGRTDCTRTTVVNRGNTAGSNYHAVQAKFTSRDWHGLTTTLSYSFSKTMDNASDVFSTFEGGNTIAYSQNPLNTNYGEYARSGLDVPQVLSASFVYDFPMFKREDGIVGRLLGGFELAGLYTYDSGNTVTPYNYEYGYLYANATGQNFANYCDMTFNYGRNSGYSTCRPFLSNPKAPIGTVAIHDQDGNYYEMQDYFNNGSAVYGGTPVNPNNYHFIYNNRVEANARGTAFSNMGRNTLRATNWNNLDATLYKNFRITQQYHFQLSIEGRNILNRQYMGTPDPEIDDVSFWDTRYNSGSSRYFRVGGRFTF; via the coding sequence TTGAATCGATTGACTACGAAATTGGCCGTGGCCCTTCTGTTTGCGGGTAGCCTTACCGCTGGGCGTTCTGTTTCAGCACAAGGTATTACGTCCGGCAGCCTCTCAGGAATTCTGGTGGACTCTGCAGGCTTGCTCGTACCCAACGCCCGAGTGACCCTGACCAACCTGGACACTGGGATTGTGACCACGCACCAGAGCAAGGCTGACGGCGAGTTTGATTTCCTCGCGATCCCTACCGGCCGTTACTCGATCACGATCGAGCAGTCGGGCTTTGCCACGAAGATCATTTCGCCTGTTCCGGTGAATATTGCCCGCCAGGATCTCGGCAAGGTGAGCCTTTCGATCGGTTCGAGCTCGACGCAGGTTGAGGTCGGCGCAACGACACCGCTGCTCAACACGACCGAATCTCAAGTTTCTGAGACCTTCTCCATCAATCAAGTTGCCAACCTTCCGCTCGCTGGCGGCTTCGATAAGCTCGCTCTGCTTGAGCCTGGCGTTGTTCAGACACATGATGGCAACTTCTCTAACACAAACGGCGCTGGCTTTTCCTCCCAAGGGCAGCGTGGCCGCTCGAACAACTTTGAGCTTGACGGTCAGTCGAACAACGACAACTCGGTTGCCGGACCCCAGGTTTTCTTCGGTAACCAGGACGCGCTTGAAGGTATCCAGATCATCACGAACACCTTCTCTGCGCAGTATGGCCGTAACACCGGTTCGGTGGTGAACTACCTCACCCGTCAAGGCACAAACAAGTTTCACGGTGCTCTCTTCGAGTATTGGGAAGCGAACCTCCTCCAGTCCTTCAATCAAGGCGCAAAGAGCCCCTTCCTTGGCTACTGCGCACCTGGGCAGTCAGCCGGCTGCACGGCTCCCACCTTGCCCCGCTACGTAGAGAATCGCTTCGGCGGCGCACTGAGTGGTCCGCTCTGGAAGGACAAGCTGTTCTTCTCGACTGGTGTTCTGTTTGATCGCTATCACCAGGGAGCAGCGCCTAGCTACACAACACTCGCGTCGAGTGGCGCAGTGCTCTTCCCGACCCCAACCGGTCTTCAGCAGTTGCAGGCGCTCTATCCCGGCAACCCCGGCGTTCAGGCGCTGGTGAATAACGGACCCTATTCGATCAAGGCCGGAAACCCAACCCCTCTAGCGGTGAATACCCAGAACGCGGTCTTCACTGGTCCGGATGGTGTAACGCACACAGTGCAGGTTTCGGGCATTCAGCGAAATGTTCCGTCGCAATCCAATGACGAGGAAATCCTCGGTCGTCTCGACTATCAGATGACGCCGAAGGATCGTATTTTCCTCCGCTACTTCTATCAGGACGACCCGTACCTCAATGGTCTCGGAACTGGATCCACGACCGCACTCGGCCGCTGGTATGATGTCCCGGACACGGCACACTCCATCGGCGCGGATATCACTCACACTTTCAATCAGAACTGGGTGAATCAGCTTCGTTACAGCTTCCAGCAGCTTAAGGTAGCCTTCCAGGGCGGCCCTCAGCCCGGCTGCACGATCAGCAATCCGCTCGGTTGCGCCACTCCTGTCAGCATCGGCGGATACCTCTCGCTCGGCTCGGGCAGCAGCTATGGCACCGGTGCATCCGCATCCATGGGCGGAATTGGCACCTACAGCAGCAGCTTCCCGCAGGGGCGTGTTGTGAAGGTAACCCAGATCCAGGACAATGCAACCTGGAACAAGGGCCGTCATAACATCACCTTCGGTGGAGAGTTCGATTACCAGAACTCACCCAACGTCTTCCTGCCTACCTACATTGGCTCGGCAAGCTTCACGGGCACATCTAATACTGCGAACCCGTCCATCGGACTGAGCCATTTGCTCGCCCAGAACGGTACCTATAGCCTGGCCAACGGTAACGTAAACATTCACTTCACCGAGCCGGACGCCGCAGCTTACTTCCAGGATGACTGGCGCGTTAGCCCGAACCTCACCTTGAACCTCGGGCTTCGCTGGGAGTTCTTCGGCCAGGCCGTCAACCTGCTTCATGACCAGACTGTTGCGCGTGAATCCAACGCGTCAACGGCAATCTGGAACGCAGCTTACTCGCTGGCCGCCCGCACCTTCCCGGCCATTCCGCAGAACTATAAGAATTTCCAACCACGTCTGGGCTTCGCTTATCACCCAGATGCCTTCGGCGGTCGCGCAGTCATCAAGGGTGGCTTTGCGATCAACTATGATCCTGAGTTCTACAATATGTTCTTGAACTCGGCTACTGGATCGCCGGTCGTTCTTCTCAGCACAGCAAACCCTTGCAACGGCGTCTGCTTGAATCAAGGCACAACGTCGGCTGGTTTCCGTGCGCAGAACCTTCCCACAATCACCGGATCCACCAAACCTAATCCTGGTGCGTATGCTCAAACCACCGTCAGCAGCAACTTCCAGAACCCCTATACAGAGAGCTGGAACCTTATTGCTGAATACAGCCCCACAGCCCGCACCGTTGTCGAACTCCGTTATGTGGGCAACCACGGAGTCAAGCTATTCCAGGGTCAGAATGCAAACCCGAATCTCACCGCGGCAGCAGCAGCTTTCCCGTCCCAGGTCGCACCGTCGCAATTCTGCACGACTGCCGGATCTGTCGGACTCGGTCGCACTGACTGCACCCGCACGACTGTTGTGAACCGCGGAAATACAGCTGGTTCGAACTATCATGCGGTTCAGGCCAAATTCACCAGCCGCGATTGGCATGGTTTGACCACGACGCTGTCCTACTCATTCTCCAAAACCATGGACAATGCGTCCGATGTCTTCTCCACCTTCGAAGGCGGCAACACAATCGCTTACTCGCAGAATCCCCTCAATACCAACTACGGTGAGTACGCACGCAGCGGCCTTGATGTACCGCAGGTTCTCTCGGCTTCCTTCGTGTATGACTTTCCGATGTTCAAGCGTGAGGATGGTATCGTCGGCCGCCTCCTTGGTGGATTCGAACTCGCTGGCCTCTACACTTACGACAGCGGCAACACTGTTACTCCGTATAACTATGAGTACGGCTACTTGTATGCCAACGCTACCGGTCAAAACTTCGCAAACTACTGCGATATGACCTTTAACTATGGCCGTAACAGTGGTTACAGCACCTGCCGCCCCTTCCTCAGCAATCCGAAGGCTCCCATTGGCACGGTGGCTATCCACGATCAGGACGGCAACTACTATGAAATGCAGGACTATTTCAACAATGGGTCTGCTGTTTATGGTGGTACGCCTGTAAATCCCAACAACTATCACTTCATCTATAACAACCGTGTTGAAGCGAACGCTCGTGGCACAGCATTCTCGAATATGGGCCGCAACACCCTGCGTGCAACGAACTGGAATAACCTCGATGCAACGCTCTATAAGAACTTCCGTATCACGCAGCAGTACCACTTCCAGCTTTCGATCGAGGGCCGCAACATCCTAAATCGTCAGTACATGGGAACGCCTGATCCGGAAATCGACGACGTCAGCTTCTGGGATACTCGCTACAACTCGGGTAGCTCGCGCTACTTCCGCGTGGGTGGTCGTTTCACCTTCTAA
- the cobO gene encoding cob(I)yrinic acid a,c-diamide adenosyltransferase, with the protein MLAHSENSRRGLVLIHTGPGKGKTTAALGTAFRAAGNGMRVLVLQFLKGSWHYGELDAASALSQQPGFRYEMRQLGRGFVKVGGAEADPDDLQMVADAWAECEREIRSDAWDMIVLDEINYAIGYGMLDAEAVAKVLRERPEMLHVILTGRNAHPALVELADTVTEMREVKHAYQKGVLAQRGVEF; encoded by the coding sequence TTGCTCGCACATTCAGAGAACTCAAGGCGCGGACTTGTTCTGATCCACACTGGTCCGGGCAAGGGCAAGACGACGGCGGCGCTGGGGACGGCGTTTCGGGCGGCGGGCAATGGGATGCGGGTGCTCGTGCTGCAGTTCTTGAAGGGTTCGTGGCATTACGGTGAGCTTGATGCTGCCAGTGCTCTTAGCCAACAGCCCGGATTTCGCTATGAAATGAGGCAGTTAGGCCGGGGATTTGTGAAAGTCGGCGGAGCGGAGGCTGATCCCGACGACCTTCAGATGGTTGCTGATGCCTGGGCCGAGTGCGAACGCGAGATTCGCTCCGATGCCTGGGACATGATCGTTCTGGATGAGATCAATTACGCGATCGGCTATGGGATGCTCGACGCAGAGGCTGTGGCAAAGGTGCTGCGCGAGCGGCCGGAGATGCTGCATGTCATTCTTACGGGGCGGAATGCGCATCCAGCGTTGGTGGAGTTGGCCGATACCGTCACCGAGATGCGCGAGGTGAAGCACGCCTATCAGAAGGGTGTGCTGGCGCAGCGTGGGGTGGAGTTCTAG
- the mnmE gene encoding tRNA uridine-5-carboxymethylaminomethyl(34) synthesis GTPase MnmE, with translation MSGNETIVAISTPPGRGGIGIVRLSGPDARPLAARVLALNGRDLPHGRPRLAKVVAGEDARAIDEAMVTAFHAPRSYTGEDVVEIATHGSPVVLDTVVRAVLEAGRRGEFAVRLADPGEFTQRAFASGRLDLTQAEAVHDLIAARTVDQVRQAAGQLGGALSRRLAGPKDRLLHLIALLEAGMDFASGELDDVDVVPPAYIAEEIALSLGELGKLAASFAHGSLLRQGASLAFVGRPNAGKSSLFNCLLERERAIVTPIAGTTRDTVEESWAIHGVPLRLVDTAGLRDLSEDGAPADAVEALGIARSREALADADLVLLVHDASLPWTASELALAKELEHRPHLIVSNKSDVAMQDAAGPRDAVATSAVTGAGIVELRERILRELGAGTAPGDAAVLTTQRQFDAVQRALDALRQAAEANHAALPHEVLLVDLHHARAAVDSLTGQTTPDDILARIFSAFCIGK, from the coding sequence GTGAGTGGAAATGAAACGATCGTAGCGATTTCAACGCCTCCTGGAAGGGGTGGCATTGGGATCGTGCGCCTGTCCGGCCCGGACGCGCGGCCGCTGGCAGCGCGGGTTTTGGCGCTGAATGGGAGGGATTTGCCTCACGGGCGACCTCGACTGGCGAAGGTGGTTGCGGGCGAAGATGCCCGAGCGATCGACGAGGCGATGGTGACGGCGTTTCATGCGCCACGGTCCTATACCGGTGAGGATGTCGTCGAGATTGCTACGCACGGGTCGCCGGTGGTGTTGGACACGGTGGTGCGTGCGGTGCTCGAGGCAGGACGGCGCGGGGAGTTTGCGGTGCGGTTGGCTGATCCGGGGGAGTTTACGCAGAGGGCGTTCGCCTCAGGACGGCTTGACCTGACGCAGGCGGAAGCGGTGCATGACCTGATCGCCGCGCGGACGGTGGATCAGGTACGGCAGGCGGCGGGGCAGTTGGGCGGCGCGCTTTCCCGGCGACTGGCCGGGCCGAAGGACCGGTTGCTGCACCTGATCGCGCTGTTGGAAGCAGGGATGGACTTCGCATCGGGTGAGTTGGACGATGTCGATGTGGTGCCACCAGCATATATCGCTGAAGAGATTGCGCTTAGCCTCGGCGAGCTGGGTAAGTTGGCCGCAAGCTTTGCGCACGGAAGTCTGCTCCGGCAAGGGGCCTCACTGGCATTCGTGGGACGACCAAATGCGGGTAAGAGCTCTCTTTTCAATTGTTTACTGGAGCGGGAGCGCGCGATCGTGACGCCGATCGCGGGAACCACGCGCGATACCGTGGAGGAGAGCTGGGCGATCCACGGAGTTCCGCTGCGGCTGGTGGATACTGCGGGATTGCGGGATCTGAGCGAGGACGGAGCCCCTGCCGACGCGGTGGAGGCGTTGGGCATAGCGCGGTCGCGTGAGGCATTGGCGGACGCAGACCTGGTACTGCTGGTGCATGATGCCTCGCTGCCTTGGACGGCGAGCGAGTTGGCTCTGGCGAAGGAGTTGGAGCATCGTCCGCACCTGATCGTATCGAACAAGTCGGATGTAGCGATGCAGGATGCTGCCGGACCACGCGATGCGGTGGCGACTTCCGCCGTGACGGGCGCGGGCATCGTGGAGTTGCGTGAGCGGATTCTGCGAGAGTTGGGGGCGGGAACGGCTCCGGGGGATGCGGCGGTGCTGACGACGCAGCGACAGTTCGACGCGGTGCAACGCGCGCTGGATGCGCTTCGCCAGGCGGCTGAGGCGAACCACGCTGCGCTGCCGCATGAGGTGTTGCTGGTGGACCTGCATCATGCGCGAGCGGCGGTCGATTCGCTTACCGGGCAGACGACGCCAGACGATATTCTGGCGCGGATCTTCTCTGCGTTTTGTATCGGCAAGTAG
- a CDS encoding gamma-glutamyl-gamma-aminobutyrate hydrolase family protein, with protein MNAPRIALPVPTAANFEYNQRCLPLYAEAVRAAGGEPVEISLLADESVWREIAAHCDGVLLPGSPADVDPARFGEEAIDACSPADPAREALDYLLLNDAEKLGKPVLGICFGVQSMNTWRGGKLVQDLVPSPVNHGAGPSVAIAHTALVAVDSLLGSLVDRSEAEEVDGYFRLPVNTSHHQAVAVPGDDLRIVARCPEDAVIEAVEADTSEGRFLLGVQWHPERSTAISGTSRAMFARLVEEARGFQQKKAGV; from the coding sequence ATGAACGCCCCCCGGATCGCCCTTCCCGTCCCTACTGCCGCGAATTTTGAGTATAACCAGCGCTGTTTGCCGCTCTACGCTGAGGCCGTGCGTGCCGCTGGCGGTGAACCTGTCGAGATTTCCCTGCTCGCCGATGAGTCGGTTTGGCGCGAGATCGCTGCTCATTGCGATGGGGTCTTGCTACCTGGAAGCCCCGCGGATGTTGATCCGGCGCGCTTCGGTGAAGAGGCGATTGACGCCTGCTCCCCCGCCGATCCGGCACGTGAGGCACTGGATTATCTGCTGCTGAACGATGCGGAAAAGCTGGGCAAGCCGGTGCTGGGCATCTGTTTTGGCGTGCAGTCGATGAACACCTGGCGCGGCGGCAAACTGGTGCAGGACCTGGTGCCTTCTCCGGTGAACCATGGTGCCGGGCCGAGTGTGGCGATCGCACATACCGCGCTGGTGGCGGTCGATTCCCTGCTGGGCTCGCTGGTCGACCGTAGCGAAGCCGAAGAGGTGGATGGTTACTTTCGCCTTCCAGTGAATACGAGCCACCACCAGGCCGTCGCGGTTCCGGGGGATGACCTGCGCATCGTGGCACGCTGCCCGGAAGATGCAGTGATTGAGGCGGTTGAAGCCGATACCAGCGAAGGACGCTTCCTCCTGGGTGTGCAATGGCATCCTGAACGCTCCACCGCGATCTCCGGGACATCGCGGGCGATGTTTGCCCGCCTGGTCGAGGAAGCTCGCGGCTTTCAGCAGAAGAAGGCAGGCGTTTAG
- the rsmG gene encoding 16S rRNA (guanine(527)-N(7))-methyltransferase RsmG, which yields MANLTETRMRELLAPFVGDFSVPDDLYSQLGKYLDLLVLWNGRTNLTAVREPEEMVTRHFGESIFAARQAAKLLQAGDPVLDFGSGGGFPGVPLQLALPSVRVTLGESQNKKATFLREVVRTLGLKQTAVHAGRVEAMPAAQMFRMVTMRAVDDPQLAAEAARTRVAAGGWLLSLHGGEPSEGSAAIPGSERRYVSVEQV from the coding sequence GTGGCGAACCTGACCGAAACTCGTATGCGCGAGCTGCTGGCTCCGTTCGTGGGCGACTTCTCCGTACCGGATGATCTCTATTCTCAGCTCGGAAAGTATCTCGACCTGCTGGTGCTTTGGAATGGCCGAACGAACCTGACTGCGGTGCGTGAACCCGAGGAAATGGTGACGCGGCACTTCGGCGAGAGCATCTTCGCGGCTCGTCAGGCGGCAAAGCTGCTGCAGGCCGGAGATCCCGTGCTGGATTTCGGCTCAGGCGGAGGCTTCCCGGGTGTTCCGCTGCAACTGGCCCTGCCCTCTGTGCGCGTGACGCTGGGTGAAAGCCAGAACAAGAAGGCGACGTTCCTGCGGGAAGTTGTGCGAACACTAGGTCTGAAGCAGACTGCAGTACACGCTGGCCGGGTCGAGGCTATGCCGGCAGCGCAGATGTTCCGAATGGTGACCATGCGCGCAGTGGATGATCCGCAGCTGGCCGCGGAAGCAGCGCGCACGCGGGTGGCAGCGGGGGGATGGCTGCTGTCGCTGCATGGGGGAGAGCCGAGCGAAGGATCGGCGGCTATTCCAGGGAGTGAACGGCGATACGTGAGCGTGGAGCAGGTTTAG
- a CDS encoding ParA family protein, translating to MSETTATPAKPSLPRVIAVVNQKGGVGKTTTAINLSTALAQEGYKTLLIDVDPQANTTGGLGFGRDDERLSVYDILLGNSTIAETALPSEIENLWLVPGTKNMIGANIELVGAEKREFKLREALEPVRAEYSFILLDCPPALDLLTLNALVSADGLLVPMQAEYFALEGISELVSTLDKVAAAFNPGLGLEGVLLTMFDDRTILSQQVRDNLRGFFGDKLFATTIPRNIRLAEAPSHGKPVSLYDAKSRGAETYRELAIELLKRYGLKPKAATTPPRKRLILDDIPPPKFLSDAEKKPKKKGFWGFGGAKEEE from the coding sequence ATGTCAGAAACTACTGCTACCCCCGCAAAACCGAGTCTTCCGCGCGTTATTGCCGTCGTGAACCAGAAAGGCGGCGTGGGCAAAACGACCACGGCGATCAACCTTTCCACGGCGCTGGCGCAAGAAGGCTACAAGACGTTGCTCATCGACGTCGACCCTCAGGCGAACACAACCGGCGGCCTTGGCTTTGGGCGTGACGACGAGCGTCTGAGCGTCTACGACATCTTGCTTGGCAACTCTACCATCGCGGAAACAGCGCTCCCGTCGGAGATCGAGAACCTGTGGCTGGTGCCGGGCACAAAGAACATGATCGGCGCAAACATTGAACTGGTCGGCGCAGAAAAGCGCGAGTTCAAGCTGCGCGAGGCGTTGGAGCCCGTGCGAGCCGAGTATTCCTTCATTCTGCTCGACTGCCCGCCCGCCCTCGACCTGCTGACGCTGAACGCACTGGTCTCCGCCGATGGCCTGCTGGTGCCCATGCAAGCCGAGTATTTCGCACTTGAAGGCATTTCCGAGCTGGTCTCGACGCTGGATAAGGTGGCAGCGGCATTCAACCCCGGGCTTGGGCTCGAGGGCGTGCTGCTGACGATGTTTGACGACCGCACAATCCTCTCGCAGCAGGTACGCGACAATCTGCGTGGCTTCTTCGGGGACAAGCTTTTCGCGACGACGATTCCACGCAACATCCGTCTGGCGGAAGCGCCGTCCCACGGAAAGCCGGTGTCGCTTTATGACGCGAAGTCGCGCGGGGCGGAGACGTATCGGGAGTTGGCGATCGAGCTGCTGAAGCGCTACGGCCTGAAGCCGAAGGCGGCAACTACTCCCCCTCGGAAGCGGTTGATTTTGGATGACATTCCTCCCCCTAAGTTCCTCAGCGACGCCGAGAAGAAGCCAAAGAAGAAGGGCTTCTGGGGTTTTGGCGGAGCGAAGGAAGAAGAATAA
- a CDS encoding ParB/RepB/Spo0J family partition protein translates to MSTADKKRGLGRGLESLLPGRPTPSVPSSVVTTAKAEPEAAPKAEITGKPLEIAVELIDRNPFQTRTQFDEEKLDELAKSITASGVVQPIVVRLSDKHKEDGRYVLITGERRWLASKKAGKATVPAMVREVSNVQAMEMTIVENLQRADLNPMEQAHAYARLSREFHMTQEQMAERTGQSRASVANFLRLLKLPQAVQMLVEAGSLTFGHARALLALENAEAIEKAASKVMALNLSVRSTESMVQGIIHPELKPEKEEKPKQPVDPNVRDAQDQLRRSLGLRVQIEDKNGKGRVIIEYTGVDDFDAILSALGNK, encoded by the coding sequence ATGTCAACAGCAGACAAGAAGCGCGGCCTGGGTCGCGGACTGGAATCACTTCTGCCAGGGCGTCCGACGCCTTCGGTCCCCTCTTCGGTAGTCACGACGGCGAAGGCCGAGCCAGAAGCCGCACCGAAAGCCGAGATCACCGGCAAACCGCTGGAGATCGCTGTCGAGCTGATCGACCGCAATCCGTTCCAGACGCGTACGCAGTTTGACGAAGAGAAGCTGGACGAGTTGGCGAAGTCGATCACGGCCTCGGGCGTGGTGCAGCCGATCGTCGTGCGCCTGAGCGACAAGCACAAGGAAGATGGCCGCTATGTACTGATCACCGGCGAACGTCGCTGGTTGGCCTCTAAGAAGGCCGGCAAGGCCACCGTGCCCGCGATGGTGCGCGAGGTTTCGAACGTGCAGGCGATGGAAATGACCATCGTCGAAAACCTGCAGCGCGCGGACCTGAACCCGATGGAGCAGGCCCATGCCTATGCGCGCCTTAGCCGCGAGTTCCACATGACGCAGGAGCAGATGGCCGAGCGCACGGGACAGAGCCGCGCGTCGGTCGCAAACTTCCTTCGCCTGCTGAAGCTGCCGCAGGCCGTACAGATGCTGGTGGAGGCAGGCTCGCTCACCTTCGGCCACGCACGTGCGTTGCTCGCGCTGGAGAATGCAGAGGCGATCGAGAAGGCCGCGAGCAAGGTCATGGCGCTGAACCTCAGCGTGCGCTCGACCGAGTCGATGGTTCAGGGGATCATCCATCCCGAACTGAAGCCGGAGAAGGAAGAAAAGCCTAAGCAGCCGGTGGACCCCAATGTTCGCGACGCGCAGGACCAGTTGCGCCGCTCGCTCGGCCTGCGCGTGCAGATAGAGGACAAGAACGGCAAGGGCCGCGTCATCATCGAGTACACAGGCGTGGACGACTTCGACGCCATCCTCTCTGCGCTGGGCAACAAGTAA
- a CDS encoding methyltransferase family protein has product MRATTIEYRLRFAIHALIYVLCFWAPWAQRDSLTTKTAWVTLSSLLFEHHWLSFMQATDVLLIVAIFFAATGAWFRLWGSAYVGSDVVASRAMHGQALLADGPYRRTRNPLYLGTLLFTVGISLLMHWTGAAICIALIWIFQFRLALAEEVFLAAKFGAPYVEYKQLVPRFLPAPSPLIPSAGQQPRWLQSLAGEFYFVAVAVLLATVGWSFNATMLVRGLLYSLGAWLIVRAFLPKPKD; this is encoded by the coding sequence ATGCGAGCCACGACGATTGAGTACCGCCTGCGTTTCGCGATTCACGCACTGATCTATGTGCTCTGCTTCTGGGCGCCGTGGGCGCAGCGCGATTCGCTGACAACGAAAACGGCGTGGGTGACGCTGTCGTCGCTGCTCTTCGAGCACCACTGGCTCAGCTTCATGCAGGCCACGGATGTTCTGCTGATCGTCGCGATCTTCTTCGCAGCAACGGGCGCATGGTTCCGGCTGTGGGGCTCGGCGTATGTCGGCTCGGATGTGGTGGCGTCACGTGCGATGCACGGGCAGGCACTACTGGCCGACGGGCCGTATCGCCGCACGCGCAATCCGCTCTATCTGGGTACGCTGCTGTTTACCGTGGGCATCAGCCTGCTGATGCACTGGACCGGTGCGGCGATCTGCATTGCCTTGATCTGGATCTTTCAGTTCCGCCTGGCGCTTGCGGAGGAGGTCTTCCTCGCTGCCAAGTTTGGCGCCCCCTATGTGGAGTACAAGCAGCTCGTGCCGCGCTTCCTGCCTGCGCCTTCGCCGCTCATCCCGTCCGCGGGACAGCAGCCGCGCTGGCTGCAGTCGCTGGCGGGAGAGTTCTACTTCGTCGCAGTAGCTGTGCTGCTGGCGACAGTAGGCTGGAGCTTCAACGCGACGATGCTGGTGCGCGGACTACTGTACTCGCTGGGCGCGTGGTTGATCGTGCGTGCCTTCCTGCCGAAGCCGAAGGACTAG
- a CDS encoding HU family DNA-binding protein, with amino-acid sequence MAKGMTKTQLVRAMAEKLELTNKQAAAALEFLAETAVKETKKNGEFTIPGVGKLVKAERKARIGRNPQTGEAIKIKAKTVVKFRVAKVAKDTIAPVKK; translated from the coding sequence ATGGCAAAGGGTATGACCAAGACGCAGCTCGTTCGCGCAATGGCAGAAAAGCTGGAACTCACCAACAAGCAGGCTGCTGCAGCTCTCGAGTTCCTCGCAGAGACCGCTGTGAAGGAAACGAAGAAGAACGGCGAGTTCACCATTCCTGGCGTTGGCAAGCTCGTCAAGGCAGAGCGCAAGGCGCGCATCGGCCGCAACCCGCAGACCGGCGAAGCGATCAAGATCAAGGCAAAGACCGTGGTCAAGTTCCGCGTGGCCAAGGTCGCGAAGGACACCATCGCTCCGGTCAAGAAGTAG
- a CDS encoding DUF2461 domain-containing protein, whose amino-acid sequence MADHFTPASLKFLRGIARHNDREWFAANKSTFESEVKAPMLATIEQINHAMSAFAPAYVKPAAKAMFRFYRDTRFSNDKRPYKDHIAAWWSPQVMDKTSGGGFYMHVSAKQVEIAAGVFMPQREQLLAIRTWMSEYHERYRKLEAQAIKPRKNDKLQLTRVDRPILTRMPKGFAADDPADELLRAKDWGVIAMLPAETALEPKFASLIANSFERLLPVVEALNESIFRPQDRERKVSSGAMLNRFF is encoded by the coding sequence ATGGCTGACCACTTCACCCCCGCTTCACTCAAGTTCCTTCGCGGCATCGCGCGCCACAATGATCGCGAATGGTTCGCCGCGAACAAGAGCACCTTTGAGAGTGAAGTGAAGGCACCCATGCTCGCCACCATCGAACAGATCAACCACGCCATGAGCGCATTTGCACCGGCGTATGTGAAGCCCGCAGCCAAGGCGATGTTCCGCTTCTATCGCGACACGCGTTTCTCCAACGACAAGCGCCCCTACAAAGATCACATCGCCGCATGGTGGTCGCCGCAGGTGATGGATAAGACCTCCGGTGGCGGCTTCTACATGCACGTTTCCGCGAAGCAGGTGGAGATCGCTGCTGGCGTGTTCATGCCGCAACGTGAGCAATTGCTCGCAATTCGTACCTGGATGAGTGAGTACCATGAGCGCTATCGCAAGCTGGAGGCGCAGGCCATCAAGCCGCGCAAGAACGACAAGCTGCAACTGACGCGAGTCGATCGTCCCATTCTCACGCGCATGCCCAAAGGCTTTGCAGCGGACGATCCTGCCGATGAGTTGCTCCGCGCGAAAGACTGGGGAGTGATCGCGATGCTGCCCGCGGAGACCGCGCTCGAACCCAAATTTGCAAGCCTTATCGCAAACTCGTTCGAGCGGCTTTTGCCGGTCGTTGAAGCCCTGAATGAGAGCATTTTCAGGCCCCAGGATCGCGAGAGAAAAGTGTCGTCAGGCGCCATGTTGAACCGCTTCTTCTAA